Part of the Mycolicibacterium mageritense genome is shown below.
CGCCTGACGCTGCAGGTGCACCGCGCTTGCTACGCCGTGCACCTGGACTGGCGCTACGACACCCGCAGCTTCGACCGCAACACCATCCGCGAACTGGCCGAGCAGTTTGCGTTCGCGCTGATCGAGGTCACCTCGGGGTAGCGCTGCTCATCCGGAGCGGTCGGCGGCCTCGGCGCGTTCGGCTTCCTCGGCAGCGGCCAGTGCCTCCTGCTGTTGATTCTGCAGTGCGTCCATGGCAAGCCTGGCGTAGATCATCTGACTGGTGATGGCCATCTGGCCGCGACCTCGGCCCATGAAGCTGATGGTCCACGCGATGATCGTGGTGAACCGGTTCTTGTGGCCGACGAGGTAGTACAGGTGCAGCACGAGCCACGACAGCCACGCGATGAAGCCGCCGAACTCCAGCTTGCCGACCTTGGCGACGGCGTCGAAGCGCGACACCGTCGCCATGCTGCCCTTGTCGAAGTACTTGAAGGGCGCCCTGGCGGCGGGGTCGTCCTGGCCCTGCACTGCGCGCTTGATGATGTCGGTCGCGTACTTCGCACCCTGAATCGCGCCCTGCGCCATCCCGGGAACGCCCGGGACCGACATCAGGTCGCCCACCACGAAAACGTACGGGTGCCCCTTGACCGTCAGATCGGGCTCGACGACCACCCGTCCGGCCCGGTCGACCTCGGTGCCTTCGGCCTGATCGGCGAGCATCTTGCCGAGCGGGCTGGCCTGCACGCCCGCCGACCACACCTTGCACGCGCATTCGATCCGGCGCTCGGTGCCGTCCTTGTCCTTGACCGTGATGCCGTGATAGTCGACGTTGCTCACCATCGCGTTGAGCTGCACCTCGACACCGAGCTTCTCCAGCCGGCGCTGCGCCTTGCGGCCCAGCTTCTCACCCATCGGGGGCAGCACCGCGGGAGCGCCCTCGATGAGGATGACGCGGCAGTCCTGGGGCTCGATCGTGCGGAACGCGCCCGCCAGGGTCCGCTCCGCCAGCTCGGCGATCTGCCCTGCCAACTCGACACCGGTCGGCCCGCCGCCCACCACCACGAACGTCAACCGGCGCCGGCGTTCGGCGGGATCGGTGGCGACTTCGGCGGCTTCGAACGCACCGAGGATGCGGCCACGAAGCTCGAGCGCGTCGTCGATGGTCTTCATGCCGGGCGCGAACGTCGCGAAATGGTCGTTGCCGAAGTAGGACTGCTGCGCGCCCGCGGCGACGATCAGGCTGTCGAACGGGATCGCGGTGTGCATCTTCATGAGCTTCGCGCTCACCGTCCCCGCGGTCAGATCGATCGACTCGACCTCACCGAGGCGCACCGCGACGTTCTTCTGCTTGCGCAGCACCAGGCGGGTCGTCGGCGCGATCTCGCCTTCCGAAAGGATGCCGGTGGCGACCTGGTAGAGCAGCGGCTGAAACAGGTGACTGGTGGTGCGGGAGATCAAGGTGATGTCCACGTCGGCACGTTTGAGGGCCTTGGCCGCGGCCAATCCACCGAATCCCGATCCGATGATCACGACGCGGTGGCGCGTGCCAGTGGTCGACGGTGCAGTCATGGTGCCCTCCCCTTGATCCATGGCGGGTTGAGCGTATCCCGTTCGCTGGGGTGGCGGGCTGTCGAAGCGATTTGCGGGTGTCATTAGAATTGACGCATCGGCGCTGATCCGGCCATCACCGGGGAGCCTTCGGAAGAACAGTCGCAGCGCCTTCGGCCGCTGCGGCCCAGTAGAACCGGA
Proteins encoded:
- a CDS encoding NAD(P)/FAD-dependent oxidoreductase, whose protein sequence is MTAPSTTGTRHRVVIIGSGFGGLAAAKALKRADVDITLISRTTSHLFQPLLYQVATGILSEGEIAPTTRLVLRKQKNVAVRLGEVESIDLTAGTVSAKLMKMHTAIPFDSLIVAAGAQQSYFGNDHFATFAPGMKTIDDALELRGRILGAFEAAEVATDPAERRRRLTFVVVGGGPTGVELAGQIAELAERTLAGAFRTIEPQDCRVILIEGAPAVLPPMGEKLGRKAQRRLEKLGVEVQLNAMVSNVDYHGITVKDKDGTERRIECACKVWSAGVQASPLGKMLADQAEGTEVDRAGRVVVEPDLTVKGHPYVFVVGDLMSVPGVPGMAQGAIQGAKYATDIIKRAVQGQDDPAARAPFKYFDKGSMATVSRFDAVAKVGKLEFGGFIAWLSWLVLHLYYLVGHKNRFTTIIAWTISFMGRGRGQMAITSQMIYARLAMDALQNQQQEALAAAEEAERAEAADRSG